A genomic window from Candidatus Nitrospira nitrificans includes:
- a CDS encoding phytanoyl-CoA dioxygenase family protein yields MNTVYYDPPFSDERRREELYRGQLLVYSPKKSTLAFIEFARKLIEEAFAPYDPETAQRHLPVEQYADLLGKLKPTFIHHSESKALMRDIFDEMGCDLDKTYFDVPKMRSSTSDNYLTTGIAYAWHPHRDTWYSAPPCQINWWIPIYDIQSNNAMAFHPQYWNAPVKNSSKGYNYYVWNQQNRGTHVAKFLKEDPRPLPKPTESLVLDPQIRLIVPAGGIILFSAAQMHSSVPNTSGKTRFSIDFRVVNLDDVAGRKGAPRIDEECTGTTMRDYLRASDLSHIPDDLVSLYDDETADAGVLTYQHTAEHGA; encoded by the coding sequence ATGAACACTGTGTATTATGACCCTCCATTCTCGGACGAACGACGCCGCGAAGAGTTATATCGAGGCCAGTTGCTTGTATATTCTCCGAAGAAGAGTACGCTCGCGTTTATCGAATTTGCCAGGAAATTGATCGAGGAAGCCTTTGCCCCATACGACCCGGAGACCGCTCAACGACACCTTCCCGTTGAGCAGTATGCCGATCTCCTCGGGAAGCTGAAACCCACTTTCATCCATCATTCCGAATCAAAAGCGCTCATGCGCGACATTTTTGACGAGATGGGCTGTGATCTTGACAAGACATATTTTGATGTGCCGAAGATGCGAAGCTCTACCAGCGATAATTATCTCACGACGGGAATTGCTTATGCCTGGCATCCACATCGAGATACGTGGTATTCCGCGCCTCCTTGTCAGATCAATTGGTGGATCCCGATCTATGATATTCAGTCGAACAATGCCATGGCTTTTCATCCCCAGTATTGGAACGCTCCGGTAAAAAATAGCTCCAAGGGGTATAATTACTATGTTTGGAATCAGCAAAATCGCGGAACACATGTCGCCAAGTTCCTCAAAGAAGACCCCAGGCCGCTACCGAAGCCGACTGAATCGCTGGTGCTTGATCCTCAGATCCGCCTCATTGTGCCGGCTGGAGGCATCATTTTGTTTTCGGCAGCCCAAATGCACTCGAGTGTGCCCAATACTTCCGGGAAAACTCGGTTCAGCATCGATTTTCGTGTGGTGAACCTTGATGATGTGGCAGGCAGGAAAGGCGCTCCTCGGATAGATGAAGAGTGCACCGGAACTACCATGAGGGATTATTTGAGAGCGAGCGATCTCTCCCATATCCCCGATGATCTTGTGTCACTCTATGATGACGAAACTGCCGATGCCGGTGTGCTTACCTATCAACATACAGCAGAACACGGCGCATGA
- a CDS encoding DUF4910 domain-containing protein, producing MTAAGPKEASSGEELGKELHAFMAELYPICRSITGEGVRETLRAIQKRVSLEMNEVPSGTKVFDWTVPLEWNVADAYVMSREGKRVIDFKAHNLHLMSYSSPIRKKMPLADLRPHLFTLPDHPEWIPYRTSYYKENWGFCLRQADLERLSDDDYEVVIDSNLQSGSLTYGEAYLPGETSDEILVSCHVCHPAMCNDNLSGITVAVKLAETMATRPRRYSYRFLFIPGTIGSITWLAQNEQTVSRIKHGLVLTGVGDAGNITYKKSRQGNAEIDRAMAHVLRHSGEDHTIIDFFPYGYDERQYCSPGFDLPVGCFMRTVHGQYPEYHSSADDLDFVKPDSLARSYARCLEVFDLLEGNRTYLNQNPKCEPQLGRRGLYRAVAGQQEKQWTELALFWVLNASDGRHALLDIAERADLSFGKIVSAAEALLEVGLLKECRRPGNTEVEKRL from the coding sequence ATGACCGCTGCCGGCCCCAAAGAAGCATCAAGCGGTGAAGAGTTAGGTAAAGAGTTGCATGCCTTCATGGCGGAGCTTTATCCAATATGTCGAAGTATTACCGGTGAGGGGGTCAGAGAAACACTTCGAGCGATCCAGAAGCGTGTTTCGCTTGAAATGAATGAGGTTCCTAGCGGAACCAAAGTGTTTGATTGGACGGTTCCGTTGGAGTGGAACGTCGCCGATGCCTATGTTATGAGCCGTGAGGGGAAGCGAGTCATTGATTTCAAAGCGCACAATTTGCATCTGATGAGCTACAGTTCGCCCATCAGGAAGAAGATGCCGTTGGCGGACCTCAGACCCCATTTATTCACGCTGCCGGATCATCCCGAATGGATTCCTTACCGAACATCCTATTACAAGGAAAACTGGGGCTTTTGCCTTCGGCAGGCAGATCTCGAACGACTGTCCGATGATGACTATGAGGTTGTCATCGACTCGAATCTTCAGTCTGGTTCTCTCACATATGGCGAGGCCTATTTGCCGGGCGAAACTTCGGATGAGATTCTCGTGTCATGTCATGTCTGTCATCCGGCTATGTGCAACGATAATTTGTCGGGCATTACGGTGGCTGTGAAGTTGGCGGAAACGATGGCGACGCGCCCAAGACGATATTCGTACCGTTTTCTCTTTATTCCTGGAACCATTGGGTCGATTACCTGGTTGGCTCAGAATGAACAGACGGTGTCTCGCATCAAGCACGGGCTCGTCTTGACGGGGGTAGGTGATGCGGGGAACATCACTTACAAGAAGAGTCGTCAGGGCAATGCGGAGATCGATCGGGCGATGGCGCATGTGCTGAGACATTCAGGAGAGGACCATACCATCATCGATTTTTTCCCCTATGGGTATGATGAACGGCAGTATTGTTCTCCGGGGTTTGATCTGCCTGTCGGATGTTTTATGAGAACCGTACATGGCCAATATCCGGAGTATCACTCCTCTGCGGATGATCTGGACTTTGTGAAGCCGGACTCCCTTGCACGGTCGTATGCCAGATGTCTAGAGGTGTTCGATCTCCTGGAAGGAAATCGAACCTATCTCAATCAAAATCCGAAATGCGAACCCCAGTTAGGTCGACGAGGGCTGTATCGTGCTGTTGCCGGTCAACAAGAAAAACAATGGACTGAATTGGCTCTCTTCTGGGTGTTGAACGCATCCGATGGGCGCCATGCTCTGCTCGATATCGCCGAGCGCGCAGACCTTTCGTTCGGCAAGATTGTATCTGCAGCTGAAGCGCTCTTAGAAGTTGGTCTCTTGAAGGAATGTCGGAGGCCGGGAAACACGGAAGTGGAGAAGCGATTATGA
- the rfbC gene encoding dTDP-4-dehydrorhamnose 3,5-epimerase encodes MIFTETTLKGVFLIDSEPVRDERGMFMRTWCQREFEAHGISTRWVQSSVSVNSQKGTMRGLHYKTNEEVRLVRCTAGAIYDVIVDLRPASPTYCQYVGVTLSADNHRAVYVPEHCAHGFLTLEHDSQVLYYMSEFYMLAKEGGFRWDDPVFKIVWPAPILIMSEKDRTWPPFHKDHALPS; translated from the coding sequence ATGATTTTCACAGAAACCACCCTTAAAGGGGTATTTTTGATCGATTCTGAGCCGGTGCGAGATGAACGGGGAATGTTCATGAGAACCTGGTGCCAACGGGAGTTTGAGGCGCATGGGATCTCGACCAGGTGGGTGCAGTCAAGTGTTTCAGTGAACAGCCAGAAAGGCACCATGCGAGGGCTTCACTATAAAACAAATGAGGAAGTGAGGTTGGTTCGTTGCACGGCCGGAGCCATCTACGATGTCATCGTCGACTTACGACCTGCATCACCGACGTACTGTCAGTATGTCGGAGTAACACTCTCGGCGGACAATCACAGGGCTGTCTATGTTCCGGAACATTGTGCCCATGGGTTTCTCACCCTCGAACACGATAGCCAAGTGCTGTACTACATGTCGGAGTTCTATATGCTTGCGAAGGAGGGAGGATTTCGCTGGGATGATCCTGTCTTCAAGATTGTCTGGCCTGCACCCATTTTGATCATGTCGGAGAAAGATCGAACGTGGCCACCATTTCACAAGGATCATGCACTGCCATCATGA
- a CDS encoding class I SAM-dependent methyltransferase, which produces MGQSGCRSCSATLERTFVDLGMSPLANSYIKPDQLDQMEPFYPLHVYVCEKCLLVQLKQFSTPHDIFSDYAYFSSFSDSWLAHAKAYVDMIVGRFGLDRSSKVVEIASNDGYLLRNFVSRGISVLGVEPASNIAEVAKQKGIPTKVAFFGESTARDVAADGWAADLIIGNNVLAHVPDLNDFVRGLKVLLKPTGLITMEFPHLLQLMQQNQFDTIYHEHFSYFSFLAVEQVFARHGMTLFDVEELSTHGGSLRIYACHHDDTSKPVQARAKELKSREETAGFGQLSHYLSFGPRVEATKRKLLSFLISAKQEGKHVVGYGAPAKGNTLLNYCGVRTDLIDYTVDRSPHKQGHFLPGVHVPIYKPERVRDTRPDYLLILPWNIREEVMEQMSYVREWGGKFVVPIPEVQVYS; this is translated from the coding sequence ATGGGGCAATCAGGGTGTCGGTCTTGCAGTGCGACGCTTGAGCGTACGTTCGTTGATCTTGGCATGTCTCCGTTGGCCAATTCCTACATTAAGCCTGACCAATTGGACCAGATGGAGCCCTTCTATCCATTGCATGTCTACGTGTGCGAGAAATGTTTGTTGGTTCAGTTGAAGCAATTCTCAACGCCGCACGATATTTTTTCCGACTACGCGTATTTTTCGTCATTTTCAGATTCCTGGCTTGCACACGCGAAGGCCTATGTCGACATGATCGTGGGCCGATTCGGATTGGATCGCAGCTCCAAAGTAGTGGAGATCGCCAGCAACGACGGATATCTTTTACGGAACTTCGTGTCACGGGGGATCTCCGTGCTGGGAGTCGAACCTGCTTCCAATATCGCTGAGGTGGCGAAGCAGAAGGGGATCCCTACGAAGGTGGCCTTCTTCGGAGAGAGCACGGCCCGGGATGTAGCGGCCGACGGATGGGCTGCCGATCTGATCATCGGGAACAATGTGCTGGCCCATGTTCCGGATCTGAATGATTTCGTGAGGGGCCTCAAGGTGCTGCTGAAACCCACGGGCCTGATTACCATGGAATTTCCTCATTTGCTGCAGCTGATGCAACAGAACCAGTTTGATACCATTTATCATGAACACTTTTCCTATTTTTCTTTCTTGGCGGTCGAACAGGTGTTTGCTCGTCATGGAATGACGCTGTTCGATGTAGAAGAACTCTCAACTCATGGTGGGTCTTTGCGAATCTATGCATGCCACCATGACGATACGTCCAAGCCTGTGCAGGCGCGAGCAAAGGAACTGAAGTCGCGAGAAGAAACCGCCGGATTTGGCCAACTGTCTCACTATCTGTCGTTCGGTCCGCGAGTTGAGGCGACGAAGAGGAAGTTGCTGTCCTTTCTCATTTCTGCGAAACAGGAGGGCAAGCACGTTGTAGGGTATGGGGCTCCTGCAAAGGGGAACACGCTGCTCAACTATTGCGGGGTTCGGACGGACCTCATTGACTATACGGTAGACCGGAGCCCACATAAGCAAGGGCATTTTCTCCCCGGCGTCCATGTCCCGATCTATAAGCCGGAACGAGTGCGTGACACACGTCCTGACTATCTTCTGATCCTGCCCTGGAACATTCGAGAAGAAGTCATGGAACAGATGAGCTATGTTCGGGAGTGGGGAGGAAAGTTTGTCGTTCCGATTCCTGAAGTGCAAGTGTACTCATGA
- a CDS encoding NAD-dependent epimerase/dehydratase family protein gives MKILVTGNMGYVGPLVLRRLRESHPQATLIGYDMGYFAHCLTGASRLPESRADLQYFGDIRQVSEQILQGIDAIVHLCAISNDPMGASFEKVTLDINHRASVDLAGKAKRAGVKKFIFASSCSVYGFAEGGPRREEDALNPLTAYAKSKVQTEHDLASLASENFTATCLRFATACGMSDRLRLDLVLNDFVAGALASKRINILSDGTPWRPLIHVKDMARAIDWAVQRDRRDGGSFLTINVGSDAWNYQVKDLAAAVAHLIPNVEVSINKDAQPDKRSYRVNFDKFTKLGQGFLPMVDLHGAVEDLRDGLMGMQFRDHEFRTGELIRLVTLKRLRESGQLTDNLVWKEQSNV, from the coding sequence ATGAAAATTCTAGTGACAGGCAACATGGGCTATGTCGGCCCACTGGTGCTGCGTCGGTTGCGAGAGTCCCATCCGCAAGCAACACTCATCGGTTACGATATGGGTTACTTTGCGCATTGTTTAACGGGTGCCTCGCGACTCCCCGAAAGTCGAGCCGATCTACAATATTTTGGGGATATACGACAGGTTTCTGAGCAGATCCTGCAAGGAATCGACGCCATCGTACATCTCTGTGCCATCTCGAACGATCCTATGGGCGCCTCGTTTGAAAAGGTTACCCTAGATATAAACCATCGGGCCAGTGTCGATCTTGCCGGGAAGGCAAAGCGAGCAGGCGTGAAGAAGTTTATATTCGCATCGAGCTGCAGTGTGTACGGATTTGCCGAAGGTGGCCCTCGCCGCGAAGAGGATGCACTGAATCCTCTTACGGCCTATGCGAAATCGAAAGTTCAGACTGAACATGACTTGGCATCACTTGCATCAGAAAATTTCACGGCGACCTGCCTCCGGTTTGCTACAGCGTGCGGCATGAGCGATCGGTTGCGATTGGATCTTGTGTTGAATGATTTTGTGGCCGGCGCGCTTGCTTCAAAGCGCATCAATATCTTAAGCGATGGGACACCATGGCGCCCACTGATTCACGTCAAAGATATGGCGAGAGCAATCGATTGGGCTGTGCAGCGAGACCGTCGAGACGGCGGATCCTTTCTCACGATCAACGTGGGAAGCGACGCTTGGAATTATCAGGTAAAGGATTTGGCGGCCGCTGTGGCCCATCTCATTCCGAACGTAGAGGTGTCGATCAACAAAGACGCGCAACCGGATAAGCGCTCATATCGAGTGAATTTTGACAAGTTCACCAAGCTTGGGCAAGGCTTTCTCCCTATGGTCGACCTTCACGGTGCTGTGGAGGATCTCCGTGATGGACTCATGGGCATGCAGTTTCGTGACCACGAGTTCCGGACGGGTGAGTTGATACGACTCGTCACATTAAAGCGACTGCGGGAGAGTGGACAGCTAACAGACAACCTGGTGTGGAAAGAGCAAAGTAATGTGTGA
- the rfbF gene encoding glucose-1-phosphate cytidylyltransferase translates to MNMKAVILAGGWGTRLSEETTLRPKPMVEIGGKPILWHIMKIYAAHGIKEFVIGLGYKGEMIKDYFLNFYAFNKDISVDLESGKTTIHDGKRHEDWKVHLIDTGLHTQTGGRLKQLKKWIGENETFLFTYGDGVSDVDVQATIKFHKSHGKLATVTSVLPPSRFGRLVFDHDHIVDFREKPHGEEGWINGGFYVLESKAIDYIKDDETVWEKDPIQQLTKDNQLMGFRHDRFWSCMDTLKEKNYLEELWQSSKAPWKVW, encoded by the coding sequence ATGAATATGAAGGCAGTGATTCTTGCCGGAGGATGGGGGACTCGACTTTCCGAAGAGACCACCCTGCGACCGAAACCTATGGTGGAAATCGGTGGGAAGCCGATCTTGTGGCATATTATGAAGATTTATGCCGCTCACGGGATAAAGGAGTTTGTGATCGGTCTTGGCTACAAGGGAGAGATGATCAAAGACTACTTCCTCAATTTCTATGCGTTCAATAAAGATATTTCAGTCGATCTTGAGAGTGGAAAGACGACGATTCATGACGGAAAGCGGCACGAAGACTGGAAAGTGCATCTCATCGATACTGGCTTGCATACTCAGACGGGAGGTCGGCTTAAACAACTGAAAAAATGGATCGGCGAGAATGAAACGTTTCTGTTCACATATGGAGATGGAGTTTCAGATGTCGACGTTCAAGCCACCATTAAGTTCCACAAGTCTCACGGAAAGTTAGCCACAGTCACGTCTGTCCTGCCTCCTTCTAGGTTCGGTCGGCTTGTATTCGATCATGATCACATTGTCGACTTCAGGGAGAAACCTCATGGCGAGGAAGGTTGGATCAATGGTGGTTTCTATGTCCTCGAGTCTAAAGCCATTGATTACATTAAAGATGATGAGACCGTGTGGGAAAAGGATCCTATCCAACAGCTCACGAAAGATAATCAATTGATGGGCTTTCGGCATGATCGGTTCTGGTCTTGTATGGATACACTGAAGGAGAAGAATTACTTGGAGGAGCTTTGGCAGTCATCAAAGGCTCCCTGGAAGGTATGGTAA
- a CDS encoding PilZ domain-containing protein, translating to MPMEWEWPIRDSYENHSERAALLRPILYEMTSPETGNGNLAKGGKALSLNISSGGMLVLMDQAPNIEQVLKVYVPTPITIADTPTLAEVRWTRKLPIGNSSSHVTYFVGLKFMF from the coding sequence ATGCCAATGGAATGGGAGTGGCCGATAAGAGATAGCTATGAAAACCATAGTGAGCGGGCGGCACTGCTGAGGCCAATTCTTTATGAGATGACCTCGCCAGAGACAGGGAATGGCAATCTTGCTAAAGGGGGGAAAGCGTTATCGCTGAATATTAGTAGTGGAGGCATGTTAGTTCTTATGGATCAAGCCCCTAATATTGAGCAAGTATTGAAGGTCTACGTGCCGACACCCATAACGATCGCTGACACGCCAACGCTTGCTGAAGTGCGCTGGACAAGAAAGCTTCCGATTGGGAATTCAAGCAGCCATGTCACCTATTTCGTAGGACTTAAATTCATGTTCTAG
- a CDS encoding response regulator transcription factor has product MPEAVKGIDQTDALADQRAGSGIVVLSASMQLLHMNRQATELAKKINAVEHGRTTMISAHGVLPTALTELCAEIIKALHIRTEAKDWEQFELKRVTGDPNQPILLRGFGLPDRGGVQNARLVVTMEELGRKQNLNTEHARERFQLTNREQSVVEHLAKGWTNKEIANALLITEQTVKEHIKHIMRKTNATTRTGILVHIFNS; this is encoded by the coding sequence ATGCCAGAAGCAGTTAAAGGTATTGATCAAACAGATGCTCTTGCTGATCAGAGGGCAGGGTCTGGGATAGTGGTGCTGTCGGCATCTATGCAACTTCTCCATATGAATCGACAAGCTACAGAGCTCGCCAAGAAGATCAACGCCGTCGAGCATGGAAGAACCACCATGATTTCAGCGCATGGTGTGCTCCCAACAGCCCTCACGGAGCTTTGTGCGGAAATTATCAAGGCTCTTCACATACGCACAGAAGCCAAGGATTGGGAACAATTCGAACTCAAGCGTGTGACCGGCGATCCAAATCAGCCGATTCTTCTGAGAGGCTTCGGTTTACCGGATCGAGGCGGTGTCCAAAACGCCAGATTAGTGGTCACCATGGAAGAGTTGGGACGAAAACAAAACCTCAATACAGAACATGCTCGAGAGCGTTTTCAGTTGACCAACCGCGAGCAGTCAGTTGTTGAACATCTGGCAAAGGGGTGGACCAACAAAGAAATCGCTAATGCCCTCCTGATCACTGAACAGACCGTCAAAGAACACATTAAGCACATCATGCGAAAGACCAACGCGACCACCCGCACTGGAATTCTTGTCCACATCTTCAATTCTTGA
- the glgA gene encoding glycogen synthase GlgA, whose amino-acid sequence MAASEAVPYAKTGGLADVVGALALELTKLGHHVTLVMPDYRGQAIGESRQLAMRLSIPVDGKSVDVTVDEADVPVTGASHRLKVLFVRYDPFFDRPGLYQLDHHDYPDNLERFILFCRAVLEVVRGLIVARGERVDVLHLHDWQAALCAVYLKALPHEYKGLDQLKVLLTLHNMGYQGIFPGQQFVKTGLPPSLFSPSGIEFYGSINCLKGGIIFSDVVSTVSPTYAKEIMTAEYGCGLEGVLASRADGVKGIINGIDVALWNPESDPYLPAQYTVADLSGKQACKRALQLELGLPTRDVPLLAVIGRLTFQKGFDLLMDVIPELMSLDLHIVVLGTGDHHLEQQFSAVKSRYPERIGLHLGFNEGMAHRIEAGSDMLIMPSRYEPCGLSQLYSLRYGTIPIVRRTGGLADTVVPFRPSTVKAGCATGFHFTDASTDSLLSALLLSLHVYKERQTWQSLIHTGMKVDLSWERSAKLYVDLYRALRRGKGN is encoded by the coding sequence ATGGCAGCCTCCGAGGCCGTTCCGTATGCCAAGACGGGTGGATTGGCCGACGTGGTCGGGGCGTTGGCGCTTGAGCTGACGAAGTTGGGGCATCACGTCACATTGGTGATGCCGGATTATCGAGGTCAAGCAATCGGAGAGTCTCGTCAACTGGCCATGCGACTCTCCATTCCAGTGGATGGAAAATCTGTCGACGTCACGGTGGACGAAGCGGACGTGCCGGTAACAGGCGCTTCACATCGGCTGAAAGTGCTGTTTGTGCGGTACGATCCCTTCTTTGATCGCCCAGGGCTCTACCAGCTGGATCATCACGACTATCCGGACAACCTAGAACGGTTTATCCTGTTCTGTCGCGCGGTCCTCGAAGTCGTACGTGGTTTGATCGTGGCTCGAGGGGAGCGGGTTGACGTGTTGCACTTGCACGATTGGCAGGCAGCCCTATGCGCGGTGTATCTGAAAGCGCTTCCTCACGAATATAAGGGACTTGATCAGCTGAAAGTGCTTTTGACTCTGCACAATATGGGATATCAAGGGATCTTCCCTGGGCAGCAGTTTGTGAAGACAGGGCTTCCTCCGTCGTTGTTTTCCCCGAGCGGGATCGAGTTCTACGGATCGATCAATTGTCTGAAAGGTGGCATCATTTTTTCAGATGTTGTTTCCACCGTGAGCCCTACCTATGCGAAGGAGATCATGACCGCAGAGTATGGGTGTGGTCTTGAAGGTGTCCTGGCCAGCCGCGCGGATGGTGTCAAAGGGATTATAAATGGCATCGATGTCGCTCTCTGGAATCCCGAGAGCGACCCCTACCTGCCGGCGCAGTATACGGTTGCTGATTTGTCGGGAAAGCAAGCGTGTAAGCGGGCGCTACAGCTGGAGCTTGGACTGCCGACTCGTGATGTTCCTTTATTGGCTGTGATCGGCCGGCTGACTTTTCAGAAGGGGTTCGATCTCTTGATGGATGTGATTCCTGAGCTCATGTCTTTAGACCTACACATCGTCGTGCTTGGTACAGGGGATCACCATTTGGAACAGCAATTTAGTGCGGTCAAATCCAGATATCCCGAGCGGATCGGCTTACATCTTGGTTTTAATGAAGGGATGGCGCATCGCATTGAAGCTGGCTCGGATATGTTGATCATGCCGTCTCGCTATGAGCCCTGTGGCTTAAGTCAACTCTATAGTCTGCGATATGGCACGATACCTATAGTGCGTCGTACCGGAGGCTTGGCGGATACCGTTGTTCCCTTTCGACCCTCAACGGTCAAAGCTGGATGTGCAACCGGCTTCCACTTTACTGACGCTTCGACGGACTCTCTCCTTTCGGCGCTCCTACTCTCGCTTCATGTGTACAAAGAACGGCAGACATGGCAATCCTTGATCCATACGGGGATGAAGGTCGATCTGTCGTGGGAACGATCGGCGAAACTATATGTAGATTTATATCGAGCGCTGCGGAGAGGAAAAGGGAATTAG